Proteins encoded together in one Orbaceae bacterium lpD01 window:
- the proQ gene encoding RNA chaperone ProQ, giving the protein MENQPKFSTSKDIIAYLAAQFPQCFSVEGEAKPLKIGIFQDLVASIDSSENISKVKLRAALRTYTLSWRYLHSIKEGADRVDLNGMPCEKLTAEHVEHAKQQLDEAKAKVKAKRLQQKETKTVNNKEVRVPNGAKTFVNKKPVDGARKNIKNNQIAQTTKSVNADRKPVDLSTLKAGDQVRITLSSKPVEAVLIAIEKENVRVKIPSGMELTVRSEYLIE; this is encoded by the coding sequence ATGGAAAACCAACCTAAATTTAGTACTAGTAAAGATATTATCGCCTATTTAGCAGCCCAATTTCCTCAATGCTTTTCTGTTGAAGGTGAGGCTAAGCCCCTTAAAATCGGTATTTTTCAAGATTTAGTTGCCTCTATTGATAGCAGTGAAAATATCAGTAAAGTCAAACTGAGAGCAGCCTTGAGGACATATACGCTGAGCTGGCGTTATTTGCATAGTATTAAAGAGGGGGCTGATCGTGTCGACTTAAATGGTATGCCATGTGAAAAGTTAACTGCTGAACACGTTGAACATGCGAAGCAGCAATTGGATGAAGCAAAAGCTAAAGTCAAAGCGAAAAGACTTCAACAAAAAGAGACGAAAACCGTTAATAATAAAGAAGTACGTGTGCCCAATGGAGCAAAAACATTTGTCAATAAAAAACCAGTCGATGGGGCAAGAAAAAATATCAAAAATAATCAAATAGCGCAAACGACCAAATCCGTTAATGCGGATAGAAAACCTGTTGATTTATCGACACTGAAAGCGGGTGATCAAGTGAGAATCACATTAAGTAGTAAGCCCGTAGAAGCGGTATTAATTGCCATCGAAAAAGAGAATGTTCGAGTGAAGATTCCATCAGGTATGGAGTTGACTGTCAGATCTGAATATCTGATTGAGTAA
- the prc gene encoding carboxy terminal-processing peptidase, whose protein sequence is MKQKLVQIIIGVVSLFLLLGVGQAKEYTMEQLPQLTQDPIHQTVSKRVTNYFTQAHYHHIQLDDAFSEKIFDRYFKLLDSNKGLFTADDIAQFEPQKTVFAQELKTGDLSVAFDIYNFALKKRFMRYQYALSVLAQPMNFDSDESIDFERDKMPWPTSEKELDEYWQKRVKFDELSLALTDKKEDEIREILSKRYRQVLKILIQTNSEDAFQVFMNAFAREIDPHTSYLAPRKKRDFDSEMSLSFEGIGATLNMEDDYTSIVSFVKGGPAEKSNQLAIGDKIIGVGQKGKQIQDVIGWRLDDIVDLIRGPKGTTVNLEILPAGANTKPKTIELKRDTIRFEDREVKSSIIQTPRGKVGVLEVPSFYIGLTNKTKTLLAEFNKENVDSVVIDLRNNGGGSLSEAIGLTGLFIESGPVVQVRDDRQNVIQYDNNDGFVYYNGPLVVLVNRYSASASEIFSAALQDYHRAAIVGETTFGKGTVQTSRNIAYPIDERIHPDWPSLGGVQYTIQKFYRINGGSTQLKGVVPDIEMTDMQLDYETGERFLDNALPWDSIKAARYSSFGNVDKILPKLNVLHEQRIKQDPEFNYIDADISRLNKESDKQFVISLNKAKRELEQDENDKRELTRTNERLERMHQKPVKSLDELPKDYKVPDAFLNEAAEIALDLKAGYKSNN, encoded by the coding sequence ATGAAGCAAAAATTAGTACAAATTATCATTGGTGTGGTGAGTTTATTCTTATTGCTTGGTGTTGGCCAGGCAAAAGAATATACCATGGAACAACTTCCTCAGTTAACACAAGACCCGATACATCAAACAGTATCAAAACGGGTGACTAACTATTTCACCCAAGCGCATTATCATCATATTCAGTTAGATGATGCTTTTTCTGAAAAAATTTTTGACCGCTATTTTAAGCTGCTGGATTCAAATAAAGGCTTATTTACTGCGGACGATATTGCTCAATTTGAACCTCAAAAGACCGTTTTTGCTCAAGAGCTGAAAACCGGTGATCTATCTGTGGCTTTTGATATTTATAATTTTGCGCTGAAAAAGCGCTTTATGCGTTATCAATATGCCCTGTCTGTACTCGCTCAGCCAATGAATTTTGATAGCGATGAGTCAATTGATTTTGAACGCGATAAAATGCCTTGGCCAACCTCAGAAAAAGAGCTTGATGAGTATTGGCAAAAACGGGTTAAATTTGATGAGTTAAGTTTAGCGTTGACCGATAAAAAAGAAGATGAGATTAGAGAGATTCTCTCGAAACGCTATCGTCAAGTGCTGAAGATTTTAATTCAGACCAATAGTGAAGATGCTTTTCAGGTTTTCATGAATGCTTTTGCGAGAGAAATTGATCCACATACCAGCTATTTAGCGCCCCGAAAAAAACGTGATTTTGATTCTGAAATGAGTCTCTCATTTGAGGGGATTGGTGCGACGTTAAACATGGAAGATGACTATACCAGTATTGTTTCTTTCGTCAAAGGCGGACCAGCTGAAAAAAGTAATCAATTAGCGATTGGCGATAAAATTATTGGGGTAGGCCAGAAAGGTAAACAGATTCAAGATGTGATTGGCTGGCGCCTTGATGATATTGTCGATTTGATTCGCGGTCCTAAAGGCACAACGGTTAATTTAGAAATACTGCCGGCTGGGGCGAATACCAAACCAAAGACTATCGAGCTTAAACGAGATACGATTCGTTTTGAAGATCGTGAAGTGAAATCCTCGATTATTCAAACGCCGAGAGGTAAAGTGGGCGTATTAGAAGTGCCGAGCTTCTATATTGGATTAACCAATAAGACCAAGACCTTATTAGCTGAATTTAATAAAGAAAATGTAGATAGTGTGGTTATCGATTTAAGAAATAATGGCGGGGGATCACTCTCTGAGGCGATTGGTTTGACTGGACTGTTTATTGAATCCGGCCCTGTTGTACAAGTCAGAGATGATAGACAAAACGTCATTCAATATGATAATAATGATGGTTTTGTTTATTATAATGGGCCTTTAGTTGTTCTGGTTAATCGTTATAGTGCCTCGGCTTCTGAAATTTTCTCGGCAGCGCTACAAGATTATCATCGTGCGGCGATTGTGGGCGAAACGACCTTCGGCAAAGGTACTGTGCAGACTTCGCGCAATATTGCCTATCCGATTGATGAAAGGATACATCCAGATTGGCCTAGTTTAGGTGGGGTACAGTATACAATTCAGAAATTTTATCGTATCAATGGTGGCAGTACTCAGCTAAAAGGTGTCGTGCCGGATATTGAAATGACTGATATGCAACTTGATTACGAAACGGGTGAACGTTTCTTAGATAATGCACTGCCTTGGGATAGCATTAAAGCAGCAAGATATAGCTCTTTTGGTAATGTCGATAAGATTCTACCTAAATTGAACGTGTTACATGAACAGAGAATTAAACAAGATCCTGAGTTTAACTATATTGATGCTGATATCAGTCGATTGAATAAAGAGAGCGATAAACAGTTTGTTATCTCATTAAATAAGGCTAAACGTGAGCTAGAGCAGGATGAAAACGATAAACGTGAACTGACACGAACCAATGAACGTTTAGAGAGAATGCATCAAAAGCCAGTGAAAAGTTTAGATGAGCTGCCAAAAGACTATAAAGTACCAGATGCATTTTTGAATGAAGCTGCAGAAATTGCACTTGATTTAAAAGCAGGATATAAGTCTAATAATTAA
- the orn gene encoding oligoribonuclease → MTNLPVTSKNNLVWVDLEMTGLNPDNDRIIEIATIVTDSDLNILAEGPVFAIRQSAEQLAKMDEWNVTTHTQTGLVDRVKQSLISEQDAEQRTIEFLKQWVPENCSPICGNSIGQDRRFLYRYMPKLEAYFHYRYLDVSTLKELAKRWKPEILAGFTKKGTHQALDDIKDSIAELAYYRQHFIQP, encoded by the coding sequence ATGACAAATTTACCTGTAACAAGCAAAAATAATCTGGTTTGGGTTGACCTTGAAATGACCGGACTAAACCCAGATAACGATCGGATTATTGAGATCGCAACGATAGTCACAGACTCAGATCTCAACATTCTAGCTGAAGGCCCTGTATTTGCTATTCGTCAATCAGCGGAGCAACTTGCCAAAATGGATGAGTGGAATGTAACAACACATACTCAAACCGGCCTGGTTGATCGTGTTAAGCAGAGCCTGATTTCAGAGCAAGATGCCGAACAACGAACTATCGAGTTTTTAAAACAGTGGGTACCAGAGAATTGTTCGCCGATTTGTGGCAACAGTATCGGTCAGGATCGTCGCTTTCTTTATCGTTATATGCCCAAGCTGGAAGCTTATTTTCATTATCGCTATCTGGATGTCAGTACCTTAAAAGAGCTAGCAAAACGCTGGAAACCAGAAATTTTAGCCGGTTTTACCAAAAAAGGCACCCATCAAGCCTTAGACGATATCAAAGATTCGATTGCCGAACTGGCCTATTATCGACAACATTTCATTCAGCCCTAA
- a CDS encoding HdeD family acid-resistance protein translates to MKDIASSVKSLSAQLKHKWGWFVLIGIVLVILGMFALGYQFMATVFSVYYIAILIIFAGVAQMFQAFQVKGFEQSALSSVMGVIYLVAGIVSLYSPIAASSAITLVIAMLFLISGLTQIIRAFQHRGLANWGWLLFSAVISLLLGIIILIGWPTNSLWLLGLFLGIDLIFQGWAYISIGFAIKTSK, encoded by the coding sequence ATGAAAGATATCGCATCATCAGTTAAGAGTTTATCTGCGCAACTGAAACATAAATGGGGTTGGTTTGTATTGATTGGTATTGTACTTGTTATTCTGGGTATGTTTGCTTTGGGCTATCAATTTATGGCAACGGTATTTTCAGTTTACTATATTGCTATACTGATTATTTTTGCTGGTGTTGCCCAAATGTTCCAAGCATTTCAGGTCAAAGGATTTGAGCAGAGTGCGCTATCTTCGGTCATGGGGGTTATCTATCTTGTTGCAGGTATCGTTTCTCTTTATAGTCCAATCGCCGCATCATCAGCTATTACGCTAGTTATCGCGATGTTATTTTTAATCAGTGGTCTGACGCAAATTATCCGAGCATTTCAGCATCGTGGTCTAGCTAACTGGGGCTGGTTACTGTTTTCCGCTGTTATCTCTCTGTTGTTAGGTATTATCATTTTAATCGGCTGGCCAACCAATAGCTTGTGGTTACTCGGTTTATTCTTAGGTATTGACTTGATTTTCCAAGGCTGGGCTTATATTAGTATTGGATTTGCGATTAAAACCTCTAAATAG
- the rsgA gene encoding small ribosomal subunit biogenesis GTPase RsgA — protein MSKNKLSKNQKRRVDVNHQQRRKLTQSVAEFDKPQAEAEDMDALFAEPQEGLVISRYGKLADVEDAQRCVYRCNIRRTVPALVTGDRVVWRPSLDPQAKGVIEAVHERQSQFVRPDFYDGVKVVAANVDQIIIVSAVVPELSLNIIDRYLVACETIDIKPIIILNKVDLLTAEQREQVLAQLELYHQIGYQVLLISQKTQEGFPALKALLKDRTSIFVGQSGVGKSSLINLLLPDSFAQASTGDVSETSGLGQHTTTTTKFYHLVEGGAIIDSPGVREFGLWHLEGNKISDGFIEFADYLGTCQYRDCKHKNDPGCAIKAAVEKGLIAQSRFDNYHRILQSMAEVKAKSNREYK, from the coding sequence GTGAGTAAAAATAAGTTATCGAAAAATCAAAAGCGGCGCGTTGATGTGAATCATCAACAACGCCGCAAATTGACTCAATCAGTGGCTGAATTTGATAAGCCACAAGCTGAAGCAGAAGATATGGATGCGCTATTTGCTGAGCCTCAAGAGGGGCTTGTGATCAGCCGTTATGGCAAGTTAGCGGATGTTGAGGATGCCCAGCGATGTGTCTATCGCTGTAATATTCGTCGTACCGTGCCGGCTTTGGTCACGGGCGATCGTGTTGTATGGCGGCCAAGCCTTGACCCGCAAGCTAAAGGCGTGATTGAAGCCGTGCATGAACGGCAGAGTCAGTTTGTGCGTCCTGATTTTTATGACGGTGTTAAAGTCGTCGCGGCCAATGTTGATCAAATTATTATCGTCTCAGCGGTGGTGCCTGAGCTTTCGCTCAATATTATTGATCGCTATTTAGTAGCCTGTGAGACCATTGATATCAAGCCCATAATTATACTCAATAAAGTTGATCTGTTAACGGCTGAGCAGCGCGAGCAAGTTTTAGCTCAATTGGAGCTCTACCATCAGATTGGTTATCAGGTCTTATTGATTTCGCAAAAAACACAAGAAGGATTCCCGGCACTAAAAGCGTTGCTTAAAGATCGCACCTCTATTTTTGTTGGGCAGTCAGGGGTGGGTAAATCAAGTTTAATCAATTTGTTATTACCAGATTCATTTGCGCAAGCAAGCACTGGCGATGTCTCTGAAACATCGGGATTGGGTCAACATACCACAACCACCACTAAATTTTATCATTTAGTTGAAGGCGGTGCGATTATTGACTCACCGGGTGTGCGCGAATTTGGACTATGGCATTTAGAGGGCAATAAAATCAGTGATGGCTTTATTGAGTTTGCCGATTATTTAGGGACTTGCCAGTATCGTGATTGTAAGCATAAAAATGATCCTGGATGTGCCATAAAAGCCGCTGTTGAAAAAGGTCTTATTGCTCAGTCGCGCTTTGATAACTATCACCGTATTTTACAGTCAATGGCAGAAGTAAAAGCGAAAAGTAATCGCGAATATAAGTAA
- a CDS encoding amino acid aminotransferase, whose protein sequence is MFENVEMYAGDPILSLVEKFKADSRPNKVNLSIGLYYDENGVVPKLNVIKEAEKRLSQTSTGASLYLPMEGLVPYRQAIASLLFGDDHPVLKQDLIAAIQTLGGSGALKVGADFLKRYFPDSAVWVSDPTWENHVAIFNGAGFQVNTYPYFDPVTKGVLFEQMRETMKQLPPKSIVLLHPCCHNPTGSDLTNAQWDELTKVLLEQDLIPFLDIAYQGFGDGLVEDTYAIRCMASAGLPCVVSNSFSKIFSLYGERVGGLSIVCQTTQEKEHVLGQLKATIRRIYSSPPSYGARLVEIVLTDPVLRQQWQQELLQKRERIIDMRKVLVQTLKTALPDYDFAYLLKQRGMFSYTGFSPEQVNLLREREGIYLVGSGRMCVAGLNHQNVQHVAEAFSKI, encoded by the coding sequence ATGTTTGAAAACGTTGAGATGTACGCGGGTGATCCTATTTTATCATTGGTCGAAAAATTTAAAGCCGATTCAAGACCGAATAAAGTCAATCTTAGTATTGGTTTATATTATGATGAAAATGGCGTAGTGCCGAAATTAAATGTGATTAAAGAAGCAGAAAAAAGATTAAGTCAAACATCAACCGGGGCATCGCTTTATCTCCCTATGGAAGGCCTTGTTCCCTATCGTCAAGCGATTGCCAGCTTATTATTTGGTGATGATCATCCAGTATTAAAACAAGATCTTATTGCGGCGATTCAGACTTTGGGTGGTTCAGGCGCACTCAAAGTGGGTGCTGACTTCTTAAAACGATATTTTCCTGATTCGGCGGTTTGGGTCAGTGACCCGACCTGGGAAAATCATGTGGCCATTTTTAATGGCGCGGGTTTTCAGGTCAACACCTATCCCTATTTTGATCCGGTCACTAAAGGTGTACTGTTTGAACAAATGCGCGAGACCATGAAACAGCTCCCGCCAAAAAGCATTGTCTTGTTACATCCATGTTGTCACAATCCAACCGGTTCTGATTTAACGAATGCGCAGTGGGATGAATTGACCAAAGTGCTGCTTGAGCAAGATCTTATTCCTTTTTTAGACATCGCTTACCAAGGATTTGGTGACGGATTAGTGGAAGATACTTATGCTATTCGTTGCATGGCTTCTGCCGGATTGCCTTGTGTCGTGAGTAATTCATTTTCGAAGATTTTTTCACTCTATGGTGAGCGAGTTGGTGGCTTATCGATTGTGTGCCAGACCACGCAAGAAAAAGAGCATGTATTAGGACAATTAAAAGCTACGATTCGTCGTATCTATTCAAGTCCACCAAGTTATGGTGCAAGATTGGTTGAGATTGTGTTAACCGATCCGGTTTTACGACAGCAATGGCAGCAAGAACTACTGCAGAAGCGAGAGCGAATTATCGATATGCGTAAAGTTTTAGTGCAAACCTTGAAAACAGCTTTACCTGATTATGATTTCGCGTATCTGTTAAAGCAAAGAGGGATGTTTAGTTATACCGGCTTTAGTCCAGAACAAGTTAATTTGCTGCGTGAAAGAGAGGGTATCTATTTAGTTGGTAGTGGACGCATGTGTGTGGCTGGTCTCAATCATCAAAATGTTCAGCATGTTGCTGAGGCTTTTTCTAAAATTTAG
- a CDS encoding HD domain-containing protein: MLNDEQTIKISRVRQYTQQKLAHDYSGHDFSHIERVVNLCHRILPTEPTANDFVVLMSAYLHDVIDDKVVENSLAAKNELLLFLQELSILPDEQIAILEIIEKMSYCKNLTQKQALSLEGMIVQDADRLDAIGAIGIGRTFYYGGNKKNQMHDLNQAARADLTEVDYRHSNTVINHFYEKLFLLQAQMNTEAAKQLAQERHQFMLDFVARFEKEWLGDDQ, translated from the coding sequence ATGCTTAATGATGAACAGACAATTAAGATCAGTCGGGTTCGCCAATATACCCAACAAAAATTAGCTCATGACTATTCCGGGCATGATTTTAGTCATATTGAAAGAGTCGTTAATCTTTGCCACCGAATTTTACCCACCGAGCCAACCGCGAATGATTTTGTGGTCTTAATGAGTGCTTATTTACATGATGTGATTGATGATAAAGTCGTTGAAAATAGTCTTGCTGCCAAAAATGAGCTGCTACTCTTCCTGCAAGAATTGTCGATATTACCGGATGAACAAATCGCCATCCTCGAGATTATCGAGAAAATGTCTTATTGTAAAAACTTGACCCAAAAACAAGCGTTATCGTTGGAAGGGATGATAGTACAAGATGCTGACAGACTCGATGCGATAGGGGCGATTGGTATTGGGCGTACTTTTTATTATGGCGGTAATAAAAAAAATCAAATGCATGATCTCAATCAGGCGGCAAGAGCTGACTTAACTGAAGTTGATTATCGCCATTCAAATACGGTCATTAATCATTTTTATGAGAAACTGTTTTTACTGCAAGCGCAAATGAATACAGAAGCCGCTAAACAGCTTGCTCAAGAGCGTCATCAGTTTATGCTGGATTTTGTTGCGCGATTTGAGAAAGAGTGGTTAGGTGATGATCAATAG
- the galU gene encoding UTP--glucose-1-phosphate uridylyltransferase GalU, with translation MFSNLTQSTSGQVTKAVIPVAGLGTRMLPATKAIPKEMLPLVDKPLIQYVVNECVAAGITEIIFVTHSSKNSIENHFDTSFELEAMLERRVKRQILAEVQSICPKTVTISSVRQGLAKGLGHAILCAYPLIGQQPFAVVLPDVILDEYHCDLKTENLAAMIDHFHQTKRSQIMVEPVPKDKVSSYGIVDCKGNEILSGKSTQMYGVVEKPAIEDAPSNQSIVGRYVLSEKIWPLLAKTPPGAGDEIQLTDAIAMLLEHEEIDAYCIKGFSHDCGNKLGYIQAFIQYAMRHHELGADVTDWLKHLKR, from the coding sequence ATGTTTTCTAATTTAACACAATCTACATCTGGACAAGTCACTAAAGCTGTTATTCCTGTTGCTGGACTCGGTACGCGAATGCTGCCTGCAACTAAAGCGATACCAAAAGAGATGTTGCCACTGGTTGATAAGCCATTGATTCAATATGTGGTAAATGAATGCGTGGCTGCCGGCATCACTGAAATTATTTTTGTGACGCACTCATCCAAAAACTCTATCGAGAACCATTTTGATACGAGCTTTGAATTAGAGGCGATGTTAGAAAGACGCGTTAAACGTCAGATATTGGCTGAAGTACAATCGATTTGTCCAAAAACGGTAACGATCTCGAGTGTTCGTCAAGGTTTAGCTAAGGGACTCGGTCACGCAATTTTATGTGCTTATCCACTGATTGGTCAGCAGCCTTTTGCCGTTGTATTACCGGATGTGATTTTAGATGAATACCATTGTGATCTGAAAACAGAGAATTTGGCAGCGATGATTGATCATTTTCATCAAACTAAACGAAGCCAAATCATGGTTGAACCAGTACCGAAAGATAAAGTCTCTTCTTATGGTATTGTTGATTGCAAAGGGAATGAAATTTTGAGTGGTAAGAGTACGCAAATGTATGGTGTAGTAGAGAAACCCGCGATTGAAGATGCGCCATCTAATCAGTCTATTGTCGGTCGTTATGTTTTATCTGAAAAAATATGGCCACTGTTAGCCAAAACTCCGCCGGGTGCAGGTGATGAAATCCAATTGACCGATGCGATTGCGATGTTACTTGAGCATGAAGAAATTGATGCTTATTGTATTAAAGGTTTTAGCCATGACTGCGGTAACAAACTCGGTTATATTCAAGCTTTTATTCAATATGCGATGCGCCATCATGAGTTAGGTGCTGATGTGACTGATTGGTTAAAACACCTTAAACGCTAA
- the hemH gene encoding ferrochelatase, with the protein MHKPEKSGVILVNLGTPDEPTSEAVKRYLTEFLLDRHVVDLPKLFWSPLLRWIILPKKAPSSAKNYAKIWTDKGSPLMVYSQRLVTRLASQLPDMNIALAMTYGKPDLKQALYQLRHCQTIKIIPLYPQYSTTTTLAILNKVRGLVNRWSDKPAISYLHDYADHPMYITALVYHIEAAFETQGIPDTLVLSYHGIPMNYIKKRQDEYADRCALTTSLISAALHKKNIHLDIQAAFQSRFGKGEWTKPDTTMVLKALANKGQHHVQVICPGFSVDCIETLEEIAMFNRTQFLTAGGKIFHYIPALNDSEEQVKLMHQIITESELNPL; encoded by the coding sequence ATGCATAAACCAGAAAAGTCAGGCGTTATCTTGGTTAATTTAGGGACACCTGATGAGCCAACATCTGAAGCGGTAAAGCGTTATCTGACTGAATTCTTGCTTGACCGCCATGTTGTCGATTTACCCAAGCTGTTCTGGTCCCCGCTGTTAAGATGGATCATTTTGCCTAAAAAAGCACCAAGCAGTGCAAAAAACTATGCCAAAATTTGGACTGACAAAGGCTCACCGCTGATGGTGTACAGTCAAAGACTGGTCACAAGACTGGCATCTCAATTACCAGACATGAATATAGCCCTGGCCATGACCTATGGTAAGCCAGATTTAAAGCAAGCGCTGTATCAACTTCGTCATTGCCAGACCATAAAAATTATTCCGCTCTATCCACAGTATTCAACCACAACAACGCTAGCCATTCTGAATAAAGTCCGCGGTCTGGTCAACCGTTGGTCAGACAAACCCGCTATCAGTTATCTGCACGATTATGCTGATCATCCAATGTATATTACCGCGTTGGTTTATCACATTGAGGCCGCTTTTGAGACTCAAGGGATCCCCGATACACTCGTGCTCTCTTATCATGGAATTCCGATGAACTACATCAAAAAGCGTCAGGATGAGTATGCCGATCGCTGCGCTTTAACCACTTCACTCATAAGCGCTGCACTACATAAAAAAAATATTCATCTCGATATTCAAGCCGCTTTTCAATCTCGTTTTGGCAAGGGGGAATGGACCAAACCTGATACCACCATGGTATTAAAAGCGTTAGCGAATAAAGGACAGCATCATGTCCAAGTCATCTGCCCTGGATTTTCTGTTGATTGTATAGAAACGTTAGAAGAAATAGCGATGTTTAATCGTACACAATTTTTAACTGCTGGCGGAAAAATCTTTCATTACATCCCAGCACTCAACGACTCAGAAGAACAGGTAAAACTGATGCATCAGATCATTACAGAAAGTGAGCTCAATCCACTTTAG
- the waaA gene encoding lipid IV(A) 3-deoxy-D-manno-octulosonic acid transferase, with the protein MQYFYTFLLYLIQPFVWIRLLCRSIKAPAYRHRWLERYGFCRHKVQSNGILIHAVSVGETAAAVPLIKALKKQYPDMPITVTTMTPTGSERVTTLLGQNVSHVYLPYDLPGAVNRFINTLKPQLVIIIETELWPNFITALYQKQIPLIIANARLSERSAKGYAKFAHFTQTILSRITLIAAQNEQDGQRFIDLGLPTSHLTVTGSIKYDISLQAAEQDKIAQRRDKWQLNRPVWIAASTHSGEDEIILSVHQKLLHQHPDLLLILVPRHPERFKEVEKQVINKSLDYVLLSQQSMPTAETAVLLGDTMGELVTLYGLSDIAFIGGSLVERGGHNPLEAALHKIPIITGPYTFNFKLIFQQLQQAGGVLVANKNPDELYHLVLNLIDDKTAAQQMGECAYQVLRQNQGALGRLLKLIQGYITHA; encoded by the coding sequence ATGCAATATTTTTATACTTTTTTGTTATATCTTATTCAGCCTTTCGTCTGGATTCGTTTACTTTGCCGAAGCATCAAAGCGCCCGCTTATCGTCATCGTTGGCTTGAACGATACGGCTTTTGTCGCCATAAAGTCCAATCTAATGGTATTTTAATACATGCCGTTTCTGTGGGAGAAACCGCTGCGGCAGTACCGCTGATCAAAGCCCTGAAGAAACAGTATCCTGACATGCCGATTACCGTCACAACCATGACACCAACAGGTTCTGAGCGTGTCACAACATTATTGGGTCAAAATGTTAGCCATGTTTATTTACCTTATGATTTACCCGGCGCAGTCAATCGTTTTATCAATACCTTAAAGCCCCAGCTTGTCATTATTATTGAGACTGAATTGTGGCCGAACTTTATCACAGCTTTATATCAAAAGCAGATACCACTGATTATTGCCAATGCCCGTCTATCTGAACGTTCAGCAAAAGGTTATGCCAAATTTGCGCATTTTACGCAAACCATTCTCAGTCGAATTACCTTAATCGCCGCTCAAAATGAGCAAGATGGACAACGTTTTATTGATTTAGGTCTACCAACATCGCATCTGACGGTCACCGGTAGTATTAAATATGACATCTCATTACAGGCGGCAGAACAAGATAAAATCGCCCAGCGACGTGATAAATGGCAACTCAACAGGCCGGTATGGATTGCCGCAAGCACCCACTCAGGCGAAGATGAGATTATTTTAAGTGTTCACCAAAAGCTATTACATCAGCATCCAGATCTTTTGCTCATTCTTGTGCCTCGCCATCCTGAACGCTTTAAAGAGGTAGAGAAACAGGTTATTAATAAGTCGCTGGACTATGTTTTACTCAGTCAGCAAAGCATGCCTACAGCGGAAACAGCCGTTTTGCTTGGCGATACCATGGGCGAACTGGTCACATTATATGGTTTATCCGATATCGCTTTTATCGGCGGTAGTTTAGTTGAAAGAGGCGGACATAACCCTTTAGAAGCCGCATTACACAAAATTCCGATTATCACTGGTCCATATACCTTTAATTTTAAACTGATTTTTCAACAACTCCAGCAAGCGGGGGGCGTATTAGTTGCGAATAAGAACCCCGATGAGTTGTATCATCTGGTGCTTAACTTAATTGATGACAAAACAGCCGCACAGCAAATGGGCGAGTGCGCTTATCAGGTATTAAGACAAAACCAAGGTGCACTTGGACGTTTACTCAAATTAATTCAGGGATACATCACACATGCATAA